CAAAGAAATTAATGAACACTGGGAAAATCTCAAGAGAGACTTGGATGATCCTAGCCTGAGAGGACCAGAAGTACCAACAGAAGTTAATGCGCAATTGCGACCATATCAAGTAGAAGGTTATCACTGGTTGTCGTTCTTAGATCGCTATGGACTAGGTGGTATTCTAGCCGATGAAATGGGTCTTGGTAAAACTTTACAGATGCTAACTTTCATCTGGTCAAGGTATAAAGAAGAAGGTGGCAGGACACTTATAGTTGCGCCTACATCTTTGCTTTACAACTGGCAAAGAGAGTCTGAACGATTCGTTCCAGGCTTACCTACATATGTTGCTTTTGGTAATAAGAGTGATAGAGAAGATGTATATGCCGAGTTTGAAAAGAATGACGGTCTAATGATAGTCTCATACGGATTGGTAAGACAAGATAGAAGATCGTTATCTAAATTTAACTTTAATACTATAGTATTGGATGAAGCTCAATATATTAAGAATCCAATGACCAAAACTGCAAGAGCTGTTAAAGCTTTGCATGGTGAGCGTAGATTTGCCATGACAGGTACGCCTTTAGAAAATCACATTGGCGAATTATGGTCTATATTTGACTTTATTATGCCAGGATTCTTGTTCTCCTATTCCGACTTCCAAGATAGATTTGGAGCACTATTTAAAGTTTCTAGTACAAGCTATAGTCAAGCAGAGTTAGAGGAGATGAAGCGAAAGGCAGATGCGGCCTCGAATGATAATGAGAATTTTATTATTGATGCAAATCAACTGGTAGAGCAGAAGACTAGAGAGAGTTTGAGACAATTAGTGTCACCATTTATACTGCGTAGGCTAAAAACTGATGTTCTCAAAGAGCTCCCTGAGAAGATTACAACAAATATTCCTTGCCCTATGACACCAGAGCAACAAAGAGTGTATCGTGATCACCTTGCGAGAGCGAGAGCACAGATATTTACCTATGAACAGAGTGAAGGTAGTGCCCAAAACCGTGAGCGTATGAATATCTTAGGCGAGCTGACAAGGCTCAGACAGATATGTTGCGATCCTAAGTTATTTATGCCAAATTATGAGGGCGGAAGTGGGAAGTTAGAAGTATTAGAAGACTTACTAGATAACTTGATCTCTGGTGGTCATAGGATCCTACTCTTCTCACAATTTACTAGCATGCTAGAAATTATTAAAGAGAGACAGGAAGCTTTAGGTAGGAAGATTTTCTACATTGATGGTCAAGTCCCTTCGAACAAGCGTGTAGAACTAGTAGATGAATTTAATGCAGGTGAGGGTGAAGTATTCCTTATCTCACTGAAGGCTGGTGGTACTGGACTGAACTTGACTGGAGCGGATGTAGTAATACATTACGATCCATGGTGGAACCCAGCAGTTGAGGATCAGGCAACAGACAGAGCTCACCGTATAGGACAAGAAAAGCATGTCCAAGTGTTTAGATTGGTGACAATTGGCTCAATTGAAGAAAAGATCCAAGAGATGCAAGAAGCAAAGCAAAAATTATTAGACGATATAGTTTCTGCAGGTGCGACTTATATCAATAAGATGAATATGGATGATATTAAAGAATTATTCGCTGAGTAAGCTGAGTAAGCTAAGTTAAGAGTAAATGAGGTGACTATGGATAAACTTTTCCAAGATGAGTTAAATTATTTAAATGAGACTTTGGCATATATTGAGCAACGTTTAGAATATTTGCTAAGTAATAATGAGAGAAGAGAAAATGAATCACGAGAGATAATGCGTGAAGCTTATTCTGAAGGTTTGGAGCTCAAAGAAGAGGATGGGAATGGTCATTTCGACTCATCCATGGTCCAAAATGAATTAAGGCAACAAGCAGAAGTTATTTCAGCTCAAAAAGCAGAGACTGTAGTATTACAAAATCTCTATAAAAGACCTTATTTTGCACATATAGATTTCAAATTTGGGGAGGAAGATGAAGCTGAAGCTGTATATATTGGTCTTAAGGATATTATTGATCTAGATAATTTCCGACAATATGCGGTAGACTGGCGAGCTCCAATTGCAGACCTTTACTATAACTATAAAGAGCTAGGGCCTGTTAGCTTCATGTCCAAAGACCAAGAAATAAAAGGTGAAATTCTAGCCAAGTATCAATTGCTTATTGAAAAGGCAAAGCTAATAAATGTCTTGGATACATCAGAGCAAATTAATGATGAAGTCCTGCAAATTGCTCTCAGCAAAATGGGATCTGCTACTATGAAAAACATTGTAGAGACTATTCAGGCTGAGCAAAACAAGATCATAAGAGCAGAACCTAATAGAACCTTGATTGTACAAGGTGTTGCAGGGTCAGGTAAAACTTCAATCGCACTGCATAGAGCAGCATACTTGATCTACCTCATGCCAGACATTGAAGCAGCCGATATGTTGTTGATTTCACCAAGTATCTCATTTGCGAATTATATAGCTAGTGTATTGCCTAGTTTGGGTGAGAGAAATATTTCATATGCGACTCTAGAGTCAATTGAGCAATTAGAGATTTCTGATGTTAATTCAAGATTCTCAGATTACAACTTTGTCCCAAGCACGAGAGAAAAAATGGAGATCTTCTCCAAATTTGGAGTGGTTGATTATATTTACGATTTTGCTGATTTCATAGAAAATGCTATTTTTACTGCCAAAGCTATTGAGCTGGATAACGAAGTTTATGTCAAGCAAAACACTGTAGATAATTTATTTAGACAGAATTATAAATTCTTGCCAGTGTTTGCAAGGAACAATAGTATTCTACAGCACGTTGAGGATATTATTGGCAATAAGAACTTATTTGACGAGAAGAAAGATGAGATTCAAAATCAAATTAACTCAATGTACGTCTTAGATAATTTAAGCAATATCTATTCAGTTTTTGCTAAATGGCTAGAGAGTGAAAAACAAATTTCAAGTGCTTATTTTGATCCTAGTAATATGGACGAAATCGACTTAAGTATCTTAGCTTTATTAAAAATTCTTCTCTATGGTGCTTCTGATTCTGACTGGGTTAAGCATGTAAT
Above is a window of Fastidiosipila sanguinis DNA encoding:
- a CDS encoding HelD family protein is translated as MDKLFQDELNYLNETLAYIEQRLEYLLSNNERRENESREIMREAYSEGLELKEEDGNGHFDSSMVQNELRQQAEVISAQKAETVVLQNLYKRPYFAHIDFKFGEEDEAEAVYIGLKDIIDLDNFRQYAVDWRAPIADLYYNYKELGPVSFMSKDQEIKGEILAKYQLLIEKAKLINVLDTSEQINDEVLQIALSKMGSATMKNIVETIQAEQNKIIRAEPNRTLIVQGVAGSGKTSIALHRAAYLIYLMPDIEAADMLLISPSISFANYIASVLPSLGERNISYATLESIEQLEISDVNSRFSDYNFVPSTREKMEIFSKFGVVDYIYDFADFIENAIFTAKAIELDNEVYVKQNTVDNLFRQNYKFLPVFARNNSILQHVEDIIGNKNLFDEKKDEIQNQINSMYVLDNLSNIYSVFAKWLESEKQISSAYFDPSNMDEIDLSILALLKILLYGASDSDWVKHVIVDEMQDLLPTDHEVIRLLFTCPRTILGDENQAVRYELDKNYLEQLEELYTRDKLRVESFTLNRSYRSTAQITNFAKNIIESDTILALSRDGEEVEIVEVKEEIKEQAEQKRDELIYKDLLKLREEEYNTVAVIAKDKNELNRFKQSLKSIMAADTANKDILLNSFLREEEEFAATLCDIAGSKGIEFDAVILLNASDEQYNSELDRTKLYVACTRPLHNLKLYAIGDKSRFIG